GAGGCACTGGCTGCCCGCTTTCGTGAGCAGGCCGCGTTGTATCGTCTGACCGAAAGGGTGCAGCGTACCAAACGGATAGAAGAGGTCTACGAGGCGACACTGGATGCCATTCAGGGCGCGTTGAATTGCGACCGCGCCTCAATTTTGCTCTTCGATGAGGCAGGGACCATGCGGTTCGTCGCCGCGCGCGGCCTTTCGGAGCATTATCAGCGCGCTGTCGACGGACACTCCCCTTGGATTACGGGAGCGAACGAACCCGAGCCGATCTTCGTCGAGAATGTCGACGACGCGGAATTCTCGCGAGAGCTGAAAGAGAGCATAGTCGGCGAAGGCATCGCCGCGCTCGGCTTCTTCCCGCTCGTCACGGAGGGCAGGCTGATCGGGAAATTCATGACCTACTACGACCGGCCACACCGGTTTGCGGATTCCGAGATCGGCATGGCGCTCACCATCGCGCGACAACTCGGATTCAGCATCCAGCGCATGAGAGCCGAATATGCACGGCGCCAGGCCGAGGAGCAGCTGCGCCGCAACGAGGCGAACGAAAGGGCGCGCGCGGCCGAGTTGGCGGCGATCATGGAGGCCGTGCCGGCGTTGATCTGGATTGCACGCACGCCCGATTGCCGCGTCATCAGCGGCAATAACAGCTCCTACGAGATTCTGCGGCTGCCGCACGACAGCAATCTGTCGATGTCGGCGCCTCCCGGCGAGCACCCCACCAACTTCCGCGTTTTCTCTGAAGGGCGCGCATTGTCGCCGGAGGAGCTGCCCGTACAAAGGGCGGCTCGCGGCGAAGAGGTTCAGAATTTCGAGGAGGAGGTGCGCTTCGACGACGGAAGCTCCCGTCATATCTTCGGCAATGCGACTCCGCTGCGCGACGTCACAGGCGAAGTGGTCGGAGCTGTCGCTGCCGCTGTCGACATCACCGGGCGAAAGCAGGCGGAGGAGGCGCTCCAGGAAAGCGAACGGCGCCTGCAGCTCGCACTGGATGCCGGGCATATGGGCGCCTGGGAGTGGAACCTCGAAACGGGTGAGGTGATCTGGTCGCCGGGGTTGGAGGCGCTTCACCGTATTGAGCCCGGATCGTTCGGAGGAACGCTGGCCGACTTCAAGCGCGACATACACCCGGACGATCTTCCCTTGATCGAGCGCGAGATGGCCAGGGCGATCGAGACAGACGGAGACTACCACGTCGTCTACCGTGCTCAGCTTCCCGACGGGACAATCCGGTGGATGGAGGCTTTCGGACAGCTTTCGCCGCGCAACGGCCCCAAAAGGCGTTTGACCGGCGTCTGCATGGACATCACGGAGCGCAGGGAGGCCGAAGCGCAGCGCAATCTCCTCGTCGCCGAGCTCAGCCACCGCGTGAAGAACACGCTGGCGATCGTCGGGTCGATCGCACGGCAAACATTCTCGACCAATCCGGACGCCAAAGCGGCACACCGTTCCTTCGATGCACGCATAAGGGCCCTCGCGCAAACCCATACGCGCCTGGCGGAGGCGAGCTGGTCGGGCGTCTCCCTGAAAACCGTGCTGGTCGACGAATTGTCGCCGTATCACGACGACAGCAGGACGAATGTGACCCTTGCGGGCCCGCCGGCGATGCTGCCGCCCAAGCATGCGCTGACACTCGGCATGGCGGCGCACGAGCTTGCAACCAATGCCGCGAAACATGGGGCACTCTCCGTCAGGAGCGGAAGAGTCGATATCGAGTGGATGATCGACGTGGCAAGTGAGCGGCTGCGGATCTGCTGGAGCGAGACGGGCGGACCGGCCGTTGTTGCGCCGAAGCATAATGGCTTCGGCCGTCTGTTGCTCGAGCGGGTTCTCGCCTCGGATCTTGGCGGTGAAGTGCATCTCGAGTTCGCGCCGCAAGGGCTGGTATGCACGATCGATGTTCCCTATCCTCGCGGAGCCCCCGGATGAACCACGGAGACCAATGTCGGGTGCTCGTCGTGGAGGACGAGTTTCTTGTCGCACTGCAGATTGAAGCTGATCTCGTCGCTGCCGGCTACTCGGTGATCGGCCCATTCACGAGCCTCGCTCAGTCGATCTCCGCCGCCCGCGCGCATCCGTTCGATATCGCTACTCTCGATCTCAATCTGCGCGGCGAGTTCGCCTATCCGCTCGTCGACGAACTCATGGAGCGCGAGGTGCCGGTGCTTCTGTTGACCGGTTATACGGCGCTTGACTTGCCTGAACGATTTCGTGCCCTGCCCCGCCTGGCAAAACCCTTCGACGGCACGCAACTCATCCAGAAGATCGAAGGCCTCCACCCGTTTAATGGCAGCCCGGCCGGCGTGTGAGCCGGCCGGTGCTAGATTACAAATGGGTCGCGGTGCTGAGCGGTTGCGGCAGAAGGTGGCGGAACGGCGCACCCTTTTTTCTACTGCCGCCGATCTCACATTTCTGTGGGCAGGAAATGGGAAAGCGGCACCTGTAGTGCGCCGGCGACGCGCTTGAGCTTCGCTGGACTGAAGTCCGTGCCATTCTCGATATCGTTGATTTCGACGACGGCGAGGCCGCAGGTGACCGCGAGATCCTCGATGCTGTAGCCGACCGCTTCACGCGCGGCCTTGACGCGAGCGGCGATGTCGCCGTTGGGCATCGGAGCGGCTTCCTTGTCGCCAATGTTGGAGGGTGAAATAGACATAAATGTCTCCTTCTCTTGGCATGAAAATTCTTACGAATTTTGCTGTTGAGTACGGGTCGACACGCGTCACTGCATGCCCCCTGAACCGCGATTCAAGGGAAAAAACATGCAGCAGATGAAAGTGCTGCAGCGACCTTTGTGCGCGTGAGACGCGCGGTGCTGCAGGACGGCGGTAACGTTTTATGTCATCGTTGTAACATGGACAAGCCGAAATCGCTCTTGTGCACCGGAAGCGGCAGTCGGCTACTGGAATGTCGGTTTCGGCACCGTGGGGTTGCGATGTCTCGATTCGGCGATCAGGCCGAGAATCGTGCCCGGCAACTGCGAGCGAGGCGCGGATGAGGGCGGCGATAACGGTTGGGGCCGGCAGATCACAAAAGTTTACTGGAAAGCCCGCCGGGCCGGTCAGGCGCTTCCCACGCGACATATGGAAAAGAAATCTCGAATACATTCAAAGGGTCGCAGGTCGCTGCTGCATACTCGCCGATGCCGTTCCGCAAGGCCGGTGGGGTCTGACTTCCTCGGAACGAACCAAAATCCGGTTTTCAGGCGGCGCCGTTATCCATACATTGAACGGTATGGGGATTTCTAATTTAGCTGCATCACAGTTTTTTAACGGCATATTTGCTTCGTACCGACTGCTGCTCGGCACTGAATCTCCACTTGGCGGATCGCCGCCGCCGAGCATGAAACCGGGCGCTGCCATACGGCACTCGCCCCGGCCGGCAGATTGTTCAAGCCACAGAGGCGACCGCAAACACAACGTCCCGGATCTTTCCAATGGCCGCGCGTACCGACCGTCGGATTAGATTGGGATGCCGTGTGCGCCGAGGGGAAGGAATTGGAGATGAAGAACCAAACCGGCAATGAGACTCAGGCCCGAACGCCCGCCGCCCCATCGGAAGGCAGCAGTATCTGGCAGCAGTTCGAGATGATGCGGCACGCTTTCGTCGCCTCGCCGGTTTTGAAGCCTACCCTATGGCTGGCGGCCGGCAGCTTCACCATAATCATCGTCACCGCCATCGGGCAGATCGTTCTCAACCGCTGGTACCGGCCCTTCTTCGACGCGATCGAACGGCGCGATCTCAACAGTTTCTTCTATCAGCTCATGCTGTTCGTCCTCCTCGCCGGCGTCCTGCTGGTGTTCAACGTCGCTCAGCAGTGGCTCAATCAGATGGTGCGCCTGAAGCTGCGCGAAGGGTTGACATTGGACTTGATCGGCGAATGGATGCGGCCGCGGCGTGCCTTCCGGCTGGCCAATGCCGGCACGATAGGCGTGAACCCGGATCAGCGCATGCAGGAGGATGCCGGCCACCTTGCCGATCTCACGACCAGCCTCGGATTCGGGCTTTTGCAATCGTCGATCCTGCTCATTTCGTTCGTTGGCGTCCTCTGGTCCCTTTCAGCGGGCTTTGCCTTCCAGATCGGCGAACGGTCGCTGGAAATTCCCGGCTACATGGTGTGGGCTGCAATCCTCTACGCCGGCTCCGCGTCGTGGCTGAGTTGGCTCGTCGGCCGCCGGCTGATCGTTCTGAACGGCGAGCGCTACGCCCGCGAAGCCGATCTTCGCTTCTCGATGATGCACGCCAACGAGCATATCGACGGCATCTCGCTTGCGGGCGGCGAGGCTGGGGAGCGACGGCGCCTGCAACTCGACCTCTCCTCCGTGCTCGACGCCACGCGCAAGATATTCCGAGCCGAGATCAATCTTGCCTGGGTTCAGGACGGCTACGGCTGGGTCACGGTCGTGGCACCGATTCTCGTTGCAGCGCCAGTTTATTTCGCGGGAAACATTAGCTTCGGCGGCCTTATGATGGCGGTGGGGGCGTTCAACCAGGTGCACTCGTCGTTGAAATGGTTCGTCGCCAATGTCAGCGCCATCACGGATTGGCGCGCAACGCTGCTGCGCGTTGCCGCCTTTCGCCGGGCGCTGATCACGGCAGACACGCTGCACGGCGATGAAAAGCGTATCGAATTCGTCGAGAACGAGAGTGCCACCATGACGTTCGAGAACCTTGAGGTGGTCTCCCGCTCGGGTCGAACCAGGCTGGCGGAGTCTCGTATCGAGATCTCCCCCGGCCAGCGGGTCAACATCATCGGCGATCCGCGTGCCGGGAAGACGCTGGTCTTCCGGGCGCTCGCCGGGCTCTGGCCCTGGGGAAACGGCCGCGTGGGAATGCCGGCCGGCGAAGCCGTGGCCTTCATTCCTCGCGCGCCTTATTTCCCCCGCGGCCGCCTGCGCGACGCCCTTGCCTATCCGCACGCCGACAGTTTCCCCGACAAGGTGCTCGTGACTGCGCTTTCGAAGGTCGGGCTCGACCATCTCGCGACGTCGCTCGATCGCGAGGCCCGTTGGGAACGCGAACTCGGTGACGACGAGCAGCGCCTCCTGGCCTTTGCCCGGCTCCTCGTGCAGAAACCCCGTTGGGTGGTCATCGACGAAGCGCTGGAGACCATGGACGCCGATGCCCTGAAACGGGCCCTTTCGATCTTCGAGGCCGACCTGCGGGAGACCGCGGTGATCAAGATCGGCCGAACGCCGCGAAACGGAGTGCAGTTCTCCCGCGTGATCCATCTCGTCAAGGACGCCGAAGCTCCGGCCCTGAAGCCGGTTCGCCTCGGCGGAGGTGTTTCGGGCCTGGAGGTGGCCGCACGCGGTGCGCCTTGAGTTCGGATCGAAGTGCTGCGGCCTGATAAGACGCGCGACTGCTGCTTCAAACGCCGCGCCTGTTGCCCCAGATGAGGACATGCAGTTGCGGCAGGACCCGCGCCTCGAACCACCTGTCGGCAACAACCCTATCGACCAACCAGCGCATCCGCTCCATCACGCCGTCGATATCGATCGGCGCGTCCGCCTCCTCCGCGGGCGGCGGAGTATGGTTGCCGGGCTGCAGATAGACGGGAAGATGCGGATGGCGCGCGGCAGCTGTCATTGCATAGGCATAGTCCGCTTCATCGAAGACCACGAATTTCAATACCGTCTGCGGCTTGTTTCCAGCACTGCGGAGACAGTCGTCCAAGGCTTCCCAGTCGGTCTCCATCCCGCTCGAGGGCGGCTTAGGACTGAGCACCAGCACGTCGAGAGCGGCGAACCAGTCGCGAGCGACCGAACCTTGCGTTTCCAGGGCGAATCGATAGCCTTTTTCGTGCCCGCGGCCGATCAGATCGCCGAGCGGCTGTATTGCCGGGTTGCCGCCCGATAGCGAAACCATCACAGCTTCACCGCCCGAAAGCCGAACGATTTCCTGCCAAACCTCCTCGGTCGACATCGTTTGCCATT
The sequence above is drawn from the Sinorhizobium meliloti genome and encodes:
- a CDS encoding PAS domain S-box protein, which encodes MHGAEILPKTTIDDVTTSDTPDYRAVLDALAVPVYATDAEGIVTYCNAAAAAVAGREPELGKDRWCVSWQLRRPDGSPLPHDESPMARTLKEGQPVRGEEVVAVRPDGASVPLLPHPTPIFDDTGALTGAVNVLMDLSGAKDMERSSRYLAAIVESSDDAIVAKNLDGIITSWNRGAQRLFGYAAEEVIGESITILIPPERLSEEPGILERIRRGELVDHFETKRRRKDGTLVDISLTVSPVRDATGRIIGASKIARDITETKSAAEALAARFREQAALYRLTERVQRTKRIEEVYEATLDAIQGALNCDRASILLFDEAGTMRFVAARGLSEHYQRAVDGHSPWITGANEPEPIFVENVDDAEFSRELKESIVGEGIAALGFFPLVTEGRLIGKFMTYYDRPHRFADSEIGMALTIARQLGFSIQRMRAEYARRQAEEQLRRNEANERARAAELAAIMEAVPALIWIARTPDCRVISGNNSSYEILRLPHDSNLSMSAPPGEHPTNFRVFSEGRALSPEELPVQRAARGEEVQNFEEEVRFDDGSSRHIFGNATPLRDVTGEVVGAVAAAVDITGRKQAEEALQESERRLQLALDAGHMGAWEWNLETGEVIWSPGLEALHRIEPGSFGGTLADFKRDIHPDDLPLIEREMARAIETDGDYHVVYRAQLPDGTIRWMEAFGQLSPRNGPKRRLTGVCMDITERREAEAQRNLLVAELSHRVKNTLAIVGSIARQTFSTNPDAKAAHRSFDARIRALAQTHTRLAEASWSGVSLKTVLVDELSPYHDDSRTNVTLAGPPAMLPPKHALTLGMAAHELATNAAKHGALSVRSGRVDIEWMIDVASERLRICWSETGGPAVVAPKHNGFGRLLLERVLASDLGGEVHLEFAPQGLVCTIDVPYPRGAPG
- a CDS encoding helix-turn-helix domain-containing protein gives rise to the protein MSISPSNIGDKEAAPMPNGDIAARVKAAREAVGYSIEDLAVTCGLAVVEINDIENGTDFSPAKLKRVAGALQVPLSHFLPTEM
- a CDS encoding ABC transporter ATP-binding protein/permease; the encoded protein is MKNQTGNETQARTPAAPSEGSSIWQQFEMMRHAFVASPVLKPTLWLAAGSFTIIIVTAIGQIVLNRWYRPFFDAIERRDLNSFFYQLMLFVLLAGVLLVFNVAQQWLNQMVRLKLREGLTLDLIGEWMRPRRAFRLANAGTIGVNPDQRMQEDAGHLADLTTSLGFGLLQSSILLISFVGVLWSLSAGFAFQIGERSLEIPGYMVWAAILYAGSASWLSWLVGRRLIVLNGERYAREADLRFSMMHANEHIDGISLAGGEAGERRRLQLDLSSVLDATRKIFRAEINLAWVQDGYGWVTVVAPILVAAPVYFAGNISFGGLMMAVGAFNQVHSSLKWFVANVSAITDWRATLLRVAAFRRALITADTLHGDEKRIEFVENESATMTFENLEVVSRSGRTRLAESRIEISPGQRVNIIGDPRAGKTLVFRALAGLWPWGNGRVGMPAGEAVAFIPRAPYFPRGRLRDALAYPHADSFPDKVLVTALSKVGLDHLATSLDREARWERELGDDEQRLLAFARLLVQKPRWVVIDEALETMDADALKRALSIFEADLRETAVIKIGRTPRNGVQFSRVIHLVKDAEAPALKPVRLGGGVSGLEVAARGAP
- a CDS encoding response regulator translates to MNHGDQCRVLVVEDEFLVALQIEADLVAAGYSVIGPFTSLAQSISAARAHPFDIATLDLNLRGEFAYPLVDELMEREVPVLLLTGYTALDLPERFRALPRLAKPFDGTQLIQKIEGLHPFNGSPAGV
- the queE gene encoding 7-carboxy-7-deazaguanine synthase QueE codes for the protein MIHTRSNEIRVSEIFGPTIQGEGVLIGLPTVFVRSGGCDYRCSWCDSLHAVDSNYRHEWQTMSTEEVWQEIVRLSGGEAVMVSLSGGNPAIQPLGDLIGRGHEKGYRFALETQGSVARDWFAALDVLVLSPKPPSSGMETDWEALDDCLRSAGNKPQTVLKFVVFDEADYAYAMTAAARHPHLPVYLQPGNHTPPPAEEADAPIDIDGVMERMRWLVDRVVADRWFEARVLPQLHVLIWGNRRGV